In a single window of the Luteolibacter yonseiensis genome:
- a CDS encoding thioredoxin family protein, whose amino-acid sequence MNLTPLFKTCAAVLALHCSGAAFAGGEGWISDFTAAKKQAAESKKDLLVDFTGSDWCGWCIKLNKEVFEHEPFKAGVKDKFVLVELDYPRDKSKLTEETIKQNEELGAKYQIAGYPTILLCDAEGKPYAATGYQEGGPEKYVTHLDELIGKKAKRDEALAAAAKSEGVPKAKALVSVLKEMDLTDGMVANFYGDVVDQIKASDPKDETGFAKEAAMKERIAGIKKDLGSQLQKKDFEGAIAVLDKALKDGDLPKDDVQQIMMTRGMLLGELKKYDEAVKALDEAKEFNPESPYVGNMDAAKKRLLEAKEKAASGT is encoded by the coding sequence ATGAACCTTACACCATTATTCAAAACCTGCGCCGCCGTGCTGGCGCTGCATTGCTCGGGAGCCGCGTTCGCCGGAGGCGAGGGCTGGATTTCCGATTTCACCGCCGCGAAAAAACAAGCGGCGGAATCAAAGAAGGACCTGCTCGTCGACTTCACCGGTTCCGACTGGTGCGGCTGGTGCATCAAGCTGAACAAGGAGGTCTTCGAGCACGAGCCGTTCAAGGCGGGTGTGAAAGACAAGTTCGTTCTGGTCGAGTTGGATTACCCGAGGGACAAATCCAAACTCACCGAGGAAACCATCAAACAGAACGAGGAGCTCGGGGCCAAATACCAGATCGCCGGCTATCCCACGATCCTGCTCTGCGATGCGGAGGGCAAGCCCTACGCCGCCACCGGCTATCAGGAAGGCGGACCGGAGAAGTATGTGACTCACCTGGACGAGCTGATCGGCAAGAAAGCCAAGCGCGATGAAGCGCTTGCGGCCGCCGCGAAATCCGAAGGCGTGCCGAAGGCGAAAGCCCTGGTTTCGGTCCTCAAGGAAATGGACCTCACGGATGGGATGGTGGCGAATTTCTACGGCGACGTCGTGGACCAGATCAAGGCGTCCGATCCGAAGGATGAAACCGGCTTCGCGAAGGAGGCGGCCATGAAGGAGCGCATCGCGGGCATCAAGAAGGATCTCGGCAGCCAGTTGCAGAAGAAGGATTTCGAGGGAGCGATCGCGGTGCTCGACAAGGCGCTGAAGGACGGGGACCTTCCGAAGGACGATGTCCAGCAGATCATGATGACGCGTGGCATGCTGCTCGGTGAGTTGAAGAAATACGACGAGGCGGTCAAGGCGCTGGACGAGGCGAAGGAGTTCAATCCGGAGAGCCCTTACGTCGGCAACATGGACGCCGCCAAAAAACGGCTGCTGGAGGCAAAGGAGAAGGCCGCATCCGGCACGTGA
- a CDS encoding TVP38/TMEM64 family protein — protein MRLALWFLALAVPVLGIWLLWGGGWESYFSFAGSVLWLENAGRWAWAAGILLLASDVFLPVPGTVVISALGYVYGTLLGGAVASVGLMAAGLLGYGAGRLFGEDFARRWLGDGDYEAGRRLFENGGGWLVALSRALPILPEVISCTAGLVRMPFRRFVTALACGSVPMGFLFAAIGTTGRDAPGWALALSLVIPAVLWLAAGRLRKHSGR, from the coding sequence ATGCGGTTGGCATTGTGGTTTCTGGCGCTGGCGGTTCCCGTTCTCGGGATCTGGCTGCTGTGGGGTGGCGGATGGGAAAGCTATTTCAGCTTCGCGGGCAGCGTGCTATGGCTGGAGAACGCGGGGCGCTGGGCGTGGGCGGCGGGCATCCTCCTGCTCGCCTCGGACGTGTTCCTGCCCGTGCCGGGCACGGTGGTCATTTCCGCGCTGGGCTATGTTTACGGAACCCTGCTCGGTGGTGCCGTCGCTTCGGTGGGACTGATGGCGGCGGGATTGCTCGGTTATGGTGCCGGACGTTTGTTCGGCGAGGATTTCGCCCGCCGCTGGCTGGGGGATGGCGATTATGAAGCGGGCAGGAGGTTGTTTGAGAACGGCGGTGGCTGGTTGGTCGCCCTGTCCCGCGCGCTGCCGATCCTGCCGGAAGTCATTTCCTGCACCGCAGGGCTGGTGCGCATGCCTTTCCGGAGGTTCGTCACCGCGCTGGCTTGCGGCAGCGTGCCGATGGGCTTTCTCTTCGCCGCGATCGGCACCACCGGCAGGGACGCGCCCGGCTGGGCCCTGGCGCTCAGCCTCGTCATTCCCGCCGTGCTTTGGCTGGCCGCCGGGAGGCTCCGGAAACATTCCGGGCGATGA